The DNA segment CTTCAGCATCCCGAGCAATATATACTTTAGCAGCTTTATCATTTGTAACGGCTTTAAATGTCTGCTTCGCTCCTATAACCATTTTAGAAGAACTGCTTTTACTTGAACTCATCAAGTTTTCTTCCTCCCTACATGGAAGTAGTTTTCAACACACTTAAATATTTTATCATTAAGGTCAAACTCTGTCAACAATAGATATTATTTTGCATTTGCCTCCACATTATCACTTTCAGCAGCATTTCCTTCACTTTCTGATTGACCTGCAGTCTTAACGACAATATTTCTATACCTTGACAAACCTGTTCCTGCCGGAATCAGTTTACCTATTATGACATTTTCCTTAAGGCCTATCAAAGGATCGACCTTTCCTTTTATAGCCGCATCAGTCAAAACTCTGGTTGTCTCTTGGAATGATGCAGCAGATAAGAATGAATCTGTAGCAAGGGCAGCTTTTGTGATTCCTAAAAGGGCTCTCGTTCCTGAAGCTGGCCTTAAACCTTTCTCCACAGCTTTTCTATTTTCTTCTTCAAAGGCAAACATATCTACCAGTTCTCCAGGCATCATTGATGTGTCTCCGGAATCTTCAATCTTAATCTTTCTCATCATTTGACGTATTATTACCTCTATGTGCTTGTCGTTTATTTCAACACCTTGCAGCCTGTATACCTTTTGAACTTCCTGCAGTAAATAAGTTTGTACTGCAAATAGCCCTTTTATCTTTAATATGTCGTGCGGATTTACAGATCCTTCTGTAAGCTCGTCACCTGCTTCGATATACTGGCCATCCTGAACTTTAAGCCTTGAGCCGTAAGGTATAAGATATGTCTTTGAAATATTATTTTCGTTGTCAGTTATTACAACTTCTCTCTTCTTTTTAGTTTCATTTATCTTTACAACGCCTGGTATCTCAGATATAACAGCTAATCCCTTTGGTTTTCTCGCTTCAAACAGCTCCTCAACCCTCGGCAGACCTTGTGTTATATCAGCACCAGCAACACCGCCAGTATGGAAAGTTCTCATTGTAAGCTGTGTACCAGGTTCTCCTATGGCCTGCGCTGCGATTATTCCCACAGCCTCACCAATTTCAACTTGTGAACCAGTAGCCAAGTTCCTTCCATAGCACATCCGGCAGACGCCATGCTTTGATTTGCATGTCAAGAGAGATCTTATTTTGACCTTCTTGATACCTAATTCTTCAATCTTCTCTGCATCTTCTTCAGAAATCATCGTATTTTTCTTTACTATTATTTCGCCTGTAGTAGGATCTTTTATGTCCTCCAGTGATACTCTTCCACTTAATCTATCTGCAAGCTTTTCTATTACTTCGTTGCCTTCTTTAATCTCGGTTACGTAAATTCCTTCATCTGTGCCGCAATCATCTTCTCTGATTATAACATCCTGGCTTACATCTACAAGCCTACGGGTTAAATAGCCTGAGTCGGCAGTTCTTAAAGCTGTATCAGCCAAACCCTTTCTGGCGCCGTGAGTAGAAATGAAGAATTCCAAGACATTAAGTCCTTCTCTGAAATTAGATCTTATAGGAAGCTCAATTATCCTACCTGCAGGGTTAGCCATCAATCCTCTCATACCAGCTAACTGCTTTATCTGGTTTTTACTGCCTCTTGCACCTGAATGAGCCATCATAAATATAGGATTGAATCTATCAAGATTAGCCATGAGGGCATCGCTTACTTTTTCTGTCGTCATGTTCCACGTTCTAATGACGCTTTCATACCTTTCTTCTTCCGAAATGAGACCACGTCTAAACTGAGCATCTATTTTCTTAACTGCTTCATCAGCTTCATTTAAGAGGGTCTTCTTCTCTTCAGGTATTACCATATCAGAAACGCTGACAGTCAATGCAGCTTTAGTAGAATATTGATAGCCTAAAGCCTTTATTTTGTCTAAGGTTTCAGCGGTCTTTGTAGGCCCATGCACTCTATATACTCTGTCCAATATCTTGCCTAATTTTGACTTATCTACTAATGTAGATACCTCCAGATCAAACATTGTATCAGGATTTGTCCTATCTACAAAGCCTAAATCTTGAGGTATGGCCGAATTAAATATAAGCTTTCCTATAGTTGTCTCGATGACTTTAGTTTTAACCTCACCATTTACCTCTCTCTTCATTCTCACTTTTATCTTGGCATGAATATTTATTTGGCCTAATTGATACGCCATAAGAGCTTCTTCATAGTCTTTAAATAACCTACCTTCACCTAAGACGCCGTCTTCATCGCCTGTCAAATAGTAGCACCCCAAAACCATATCCTGCGTAGGTGTCATGACAGGCTTTCCATCCTGTGGCTTTAATATGTTGTTAGCAGCCAGCATTAAAAATCTCGCTTCTGCTTGCGCCTCTACAGTCAAAGGAACATGGACTGCCATCTGGTCTCCATCAAAGTCAGCGTTGTAAGCCGTACATACTAACGGATGAAGCTTTATAGCCCTGCCTTCTACCAACACAGGTTCAAATGCCTGTATGCCTAAACGGTGCAGTGTAGGTGCTCTGTTTAAAAGAACTGGATGTTCTTTGATTACATCTTCTAATACATCCCAAACTTCTGGGCGCACCTTTTCCACCATTCTTTTAGCACTCTTTATATGCTGCGCTATCCCTTTGTCAACAAGCCTTTTCATCACAAAAGGCTTGAAAAGCTCAAGAGCCATCTCTTTAGGAAGACCGCACTGATAAAGCTTTAATTCAGGACCAACTACTATAACAGAACGGCCAGAATAGTCTACCCTCTTACCTAACAAGTTCTGCCTAAATCTTCCTTGCTTACCTTTTAGCATATCAGACAAAGACTTCAGTGGCCTATTGCCAGGACCTGTAACCGGCCTTCCTCTTCTGCCATTATCAATAAGGGCATCAACAGCTTCCTGCAACATTCTCTTCTCATTTCTGACTATGATGTCAGGAGCACCTAAGTCGAGAAGTCTTTTCAATCTATTGTTTCTATTTATAACCCTTCTATATAGATCGTTCAAATCCGACGTTGCAAACCTTCCACCATCCAATTGAACCATTGGCCTTAAATCAGGCGGAATTACAGGTATCACGTCAAGTATCATCCATTCAGGCTTATTGCCTGAATCCAAAAACGCCTGAACAACTTCTAACCTTCTTATGGCCCTTACACGCTTTTGCCCTGTTGACTCCCTAATTTCAGCCTTTAACTCTTTCGACAACTTCTCAAGATCTATTTCCTGCAGAAGCTCTTTTATTGATTCAGCACCCATGCCTGCCTTAAACTTGTTGCCGTATTTATCTAAATACTCTCTATACTCTTTCTCGCTTAAAAGCTGCTTCTTGGAAAGGTTAGTCTCGCCAGGATCTATTACGACGTAAGACGCAAAATACAAAACTTTTTCAAGGGCTCTTGGGGACATGTCAAGTATTAATCCCATGCGGCTTGGTATACCCTTGAAATACCATATATGGGAAACTGGGGCAGCAAGCTCAATATGCCCCATCCTTTCACGTCTAACTTTCGACCTTGTGACTTCAACACCACATCTATCGCATATAACGCCTTTGTACCTTACTCTTTTATACTTTCCACAGTGACATTCCCAATCCTTTGTAGGTCCAAATATCTTTTCACAAAACAGACCTTCTCTTTCTGGCTTTAAAGTTCTGTAATTTATAGTCTCAGGTTTTTTTACTTCACCTCTTGACCATTCCCTTATCTTTTCAGGTGAAGCAAGTCCTATTTTCATTGAATCAAAATTCTTAAGCTCAAACAAGGAGTTTCGCTCCCTTCATAATAATTTTATAGATCATAATCGTCATCAAAGCTGTCACTATCGCCAAAGTCTATATCGGTCGGTTCAAAGTTAAGATCGTCAAATGCATCTTTATCTTCATCAAAATCTTCGTTAAATTCTTCGCCATAATTTACCTCTGGCGGCGCATCTTCCCTGCCTTCAATATTAATGTTTATCGTATCTTCTGAGATATCATCATCATCTTCATCTTCAAATTCTTTCAGTGCTACTTCTTGATTATCCTCAGTCAATACTTTTACATCAAGGCAAAGGCTTTGCAATTCTTTAACAAGAACCTTAAATGACTCTGGTACACCAGGCTCTGGTATATTTTCACCCTTGACTATCGATTCGTATGTCTTCACACGTCCTGCTATATCATCAGATTTAACTGTAAGTATTTCCTGCAATGTGTGGGCAGCTCCATATGCTTCAAGCGCCCATACTTCCATCTCACCGAATCTCTGACCACCAAACTGTGCTTTACCACCAAGTGGCTGCTGTGTGACAAGAGAATATGGTCCTGTAGATCTTGCATGCATTTTATCATCGACAAGGTGATGCAGCTTAAGCATGTACATATATCCAACAGTAACTGGATGGTCAAAAGGTTCGCCTGTTCTTCCATCGTAAAGCTGTATTTTTCCATCCGGCGAAAATCCTGCCTTTTCAAGCAGCTCTTGTATATCTTCCTCATGGGCACCATCAAATACCGGCGTAGCCATATACCAACCCAAAGCTTTTGCTGCAAGTCCTAAGTGGACTTCCAAAACCTGACCGATATTCATACGAGAAGGAACACCAAGAGGGTTCAGGCAAATCTGAAGCGGTGTACCATCAGGTAAAAACGGCATATCCTCAACAGGAAGTATCCTTGAAACGACACCCTTATTTCCATGCCTACCTGCCATCTTATCGCCAACAGATATCTTTCTCTTCTGTGCGATAAAAACTCTCACCATTTCATTTACTCCTGGAGGCAGTTCATCGCCATTTTCTCTCGTGTACACTTTAACATCTACAACTATGCCGCCTTCACCATGAGGAACTCTTAAAGAAGTATCTCTAACTTCTCTCGCTTTCTCTCCGAATATGGCTCTTAACAATCTTTCTTCTGCAGTAAGCTCTGTTTCGCCTTTTGGAGTTACTTTGCCGACGAGAATGTCTCCAGCCGTAACTTCTGCACCAATGCGTATGATTCCTCTCTCGTCTAAATCCTTTAATGCTTCTTCACCAACATTAGGAATATCTCTCGTTATCTCTTCCGGTCCTAATTTTGTGTCTCTTGCTTCTGACTCGTATTCCTCAATATGGATAGATGTAAGAGCATCCTCTTTTACAAGTTCTTCGCTAATCAAAATAGCATCCTCGTAATTGTAACCTTCCCAAGGCATAAATCCAACCAATACATTGCGTCCAAGTGCAATTTCACCCAATTCTGTAGAAGGTCCATCGCTTATAACCTGTCCTTTTTCAACGCGATCCCCTTCATTTACTATTGGTCTACAATTTATGCAAGTCCCTTGGTTTGATCTCTTAAATTTAAGAAGTTCATACTCGTCACGTCTTCCATCATCTGTCTTTATTACTATTTTGTCTGCCGTAACTCTCTCTACTATGCCACTGTTTCTGGCGATATTTACAACGCCTGAATCCCTGGCAGCCTTATACTCAATGCCAGTCCCAACGATAGGCGCCTGTGGAACAAGGAGTGGAACAGCCTGCCTCTGCATGTTTGAACCCATCAGAGCCCTGTTTGCATCATCATTTTCCAGGAAAGGAATCATTGCGGTAGCTACAGAAACTACCTGCTTCGGAGAAACATCCATAAAATCTACTTCTTCTCTGGGCACTGACAAAATATCATCTTTCGAGCGAACTGTAACCCTCTCATTTACAAATCTATTCTCTTCATCAAGAGGTTCGTCTGCTTGAGCGATCACATACTCATCTTCCACATCTGCAGTCATATACACAATCTCATTGAGGACCTTACCTGTCGATTT comes from the Thermoanaerobacterium aotearoense genome and includes:
- the rpoC gene encoding DNA-directed RNA polymerase subunit beta', with the translated sequence MFELKNFDSMKIGLASPEKIREWSRGEVKKPETINYRTLKPEREGLFCEKIFGPTKDWECHCGKYKRVRYKGVICDRCGVEVTRSKVRRERMGHIELAAPVSHIWYFKGIPSRMGLILDMSPRALEKVLYFASYVVIDPGETNLSKKQLLSEKEYREYLDKYGNKFKAGMGAESIKELLQEIDLEKLSKELKAEIRESTGQKRVRAIRRLEVVQAFLDSGNKPEWMILDVIPVIPPDLRPMVQLDGGRFATSDLNDLYRRVINRNNRLKRLLDLGAPDIIVRNEKRMLQEAVDALIDNGRRGRPVTGPGNRPLKSLSDMLKGKQGRFRQNLLGKRVDYSGRSVIVVGPELKLYQCGLPKEMALELFKPFVMKRLVDKGIAQHIKSAKRMVEKVRPEVWDVLEDVIKEHPVLLNRAPTLHRLGIQAFEPVLVEGRAIKLHPLVCTAYNADFDGDQMAVHVPLTVEAQAEARFLMLAANNILKPQDGKPVMTPTQDMVLGCYYLTGDEDGVLGEGRLFKDYEEALMAYQLGQINIHAKIKVRMKREVNGEVKTKVIETTIGKLIFNSAIPQDLGFVDRTNPDTMFDLEVSTLVDKSKLGKILDRVYRVHGPTKTAETLDKIKALGYQYSTKAALTVSVSDMVIPEEKKTLLNEADEAVKKIDAQFRRGLISEEERYESVIRTWNMTTEKVSDALMANLDRFNPIFMMAHSGARGSKNQIKQLAGMRGLMANPAGRIIELPIRSNFREGLNVLEFFISTHGARKGLADTALRTADSGYLTRRLVDVSQDVIIREDDCGTDEGIYVTEIKEGNEVIEKLADRLSGRVSLEDIKDPTTGEIIVKKNTMISEEDAEKIEELGIKKVKIRSLLTCKSKHGVCRMCYGRNLATGSQVEIGEAVGIIAAQAIGEPGTQLTMRTFHTGGVAGADITQGLPRVEELFEARKPKGLAVISEIPGVVKINETKKKREVVITDNENNISKTYLIPYGSRLKVQDGQYIEAGDELTEGSVNPHDILKIKGLFAVQTYLLQEVQKVYRLQGVEINDKHIEVIIRQMMRKIKIEDSGDTSMMPGELVDMFAFEEENRKAVEKGLRPASGTRALLGITKAALATDSFLSAASFQETTRVLTDAAIKGKVDPLIGLKENVIIGKLIPAGTGLSRYRNIVVKTAGQSESEGNAAESDNVEANAK
- the rpoB gene encoding DNA-directed RNA polymerase subunit beta, with product MLHPVDAGYKKRMSFARIEEVLDMPNLIEVQKNSYKWFLDEGLREVFRDISPIESFTGNLSLEFLDYKLDDNPKYSVEECKDRDTTYAAPMKVKVRLTNRDTGEIKESEVFMGDFPLMTDKGTFIINGAERVIVSQLVRSPGVYYEQQFDKLGKKLFFATVIPNRGAWLEYEEDSNDIFSVRIDRTRKVPITVFLRALGYGTDAQILDLFGEDERIKATLDKDTTKSEEEGLLEVYKRLRPGEPPTVESAKSLLYSLFFDPKRYDLAHVGRYKFNKKLALSSRLTNQKAAAKIVNPLTGEIIVEEGQRISREIAKKIQDCGINEVEVLVEGRPVKIIGNNTVDINEYPLSFDVSDLKIKEKVHLTVLKEILDNFSSEDDIKNEIRRRLDELIPKHITKDDIIASVNYNLNLSYGIGFVDDIDHLGNRRLRSVGELLQNQFRIGLSRMERVVRERMTIQDVSEITAQNLINIRPVVAAIKEFFGSSQLSQFMDQTNPLAELTHKRRLSALGPGGLSRERAGMEVRDVHHTHYSRMCPIETPEGPNIGLIGSLATYARINEYGFIEAPYRKVDKSTGKVLNEIVYMTADVEDEYVIAQADEPLDEENRFVNERVTVRSKDDILSVPREEVDFMDVSPKQVVSVATAMIPFLENDDANRALMGSNMQRQAVPLLVPQAPIVGTGIEYKAARDSGVVNIARNSGIVERVTADKIVIKTDDGRRDEYELLKFKRSNQGTCINCRPIVNEGDRVEKGQVISDGPSTELGEIALGRNVLVGFMPWEGYNYEDAILISEELVKEDALTSIHIEEYESEARDTKLGPEEITRDIPNVGEEALKDLDERGIIRIGAEVTAGDILVGKVTPKGETELTAEERLLRAIFGEKAREVRDTSLRVPHGEGGIVVDVKVYTRENGDELPPGVNEMVRVFIAQKRKISVGDKMAGRHGNKGVVSRILPVEDMPFLPDGTPLQICLNPLGVPSRMNIGQVLEVHLGLAAKALGWYMATPVFDGAHEEDIQELLEKAGFSPDGKIQLYDGRTGEPFDHPVTVGYMYMLKLHHLVDDKMHARSTGPYSLVTQQPLGGKAQFGGQRFGEMEVWALEAYGAAHTLQEILTVKSDDIAGRVKTYESIVKGENIPEPGVPESFKVLVKELQSLCLDVKVLTEDNQEVALKEFEDEDDDDISEDTININIEGREDAPPEVNYGEEFNEDFDEDKDAFDDLNFEPTDIDFGDSDSFDDDYDL